In the Marinomonas algicola genome, one interval contains:
- a CDS encoding ABC transporter permease — MSQAKVPVWVSIALIPFINVMLAFFVSALVILALGEDPIEAAGYLIYGAFGYEEGIGYTLYYATNLIFTGLAVSVAFKAGLFNIGGEGQAYIGGLGVGLVCLWFDSTLPLMVIVPIAIIGGALFGAAWAYIPAYLQARRGSHVVITTIMFNFIASSLMVYLMVNWLKQDGRMSPNSRTFEESAWLPYMHELFAPFGIELSESPLNASFIWALICCVFVWILIWHTRWGYQLRTLGTNATAAVYAGIDNGKVTIWVMLISGGLAGFVGLNEIMGVNHSLLLNFTAGYGFAGIAVSLMGRNHPVGIVVAAILFGALYQGGAELAFEIPSITPEIVVVIQGLVILFSGALENMLKDRIEGIFIRKSVA, encoded by the coding sequence ATGAGCCAAGCGAAAGTTCCTGTATGGGTTAGTATTGCCCTGATTCCTTTTATTAATGTCATGCTGGCATTTTTTGTGTCTGCTCTGGTTATCTTGGCACTTGGTGAAGATCCTATCGAAGCGGCTGGTTACTTGATTTATGGCGCTTTTGGCTACGAAGAAGGTATTGGTTATACCCTTTACTATGCAACTAACCTTATTTTCACTGGTTTAGCTGTCTCAGTCGCGTTCAAAGCGGGTTTGTTTAATATAGGCGGTGAAGGCCAGGCTTATATAGGTGGGCTAGGTGTCGGTTTAGTTTGTCTCTGGTTTGATTCGACTTTACCCTTAATGGTCATCGTCCCCATTGCTATTATTGGTGGTGCTTTATTTGGTGCGGCTTGGGCTTATATTCCAGCTTATCTACAAGCTCGTCGGGGCAGTCACGTTGTTATTACCACTATTATGTTTAACTTTATTGCCTCTTCTTTGATGGTGTATTTAATGGTGAACTGGTTAAAGCAAGATGGCCGTATGTCACCAAACAGTCGAACGTTTGAAGAGTCGGCTTGGTTACCTTACATGCACGAACTTTTCGCTCCTTTTGGTATTGAGCTAAGTGAATCACCTCTCAATGCCTCTTTTATATGGGCATTGATCTGTTGTGTCTTTGTATGGATTTTAATCTGGCATACTCGTTGGGGTTATCAATTAAGAACGCTGGGAACCAACGCAACCGCGGCGGTTTACGCTGGTATTGATAATGGTAAAGTGACCATTTGGGTTATGTTAATCTCTGGTGGCTTGGCCGGTTTTGTTGGATTAAATGAAATCATGGGTGTTAACCACAGTTTGCTACTTAATTTCACGGCGGGTTATGGTTTTGCTGGTATTGCTGTTTCCTTGATGGGGCGAAACCACCCTGTTGGTATTGTCGTTGCGGCGATTTTATTTGGTGCTTTGTATCAAGGTGGAGCGGAATTGGCCTTTGAAATTCCAAGTATTACACCAGAAATTGTGGTGGTTATTCAGGGTCTGGTCATTCTATTTTCTGGCGCATTAGAAAATATGTTGAAAGATCGTATCGAAGGCATCTTTATTCGCAAATCTGTAGCGTAG
- the slmA gene encoding nucleoid occlusion factor SlmA → MTVKKTDRRTQILQSLAQMLESSPGARITTAALAKQVGVSEAALYRHFPSKAKMFEGLIEFIEETIFSRINLILHEENQVNARLHMILSLVLGFAEQNPGMCRLLTGDVLAGETERLRTRICQLFDRIETQLKQVIREADLKEGLKPVAGVAANAELLIAIIEGKVRQYVRSEFKNKPTTMWADQWNAIAKNLMVSR, encoded by the coding sequence ATGACAGTGAAAAAAACGGATCGTCGAACCCAAATTTTACAATCACTCGCTCAAATGCTTGAGAGCAGTCCAGGTGCGCGCATAACAACAGCGGCTCTAGCAAAACAAGTTGGCGTATCTGAGGCCGCTTTATACCGCCACTTTCCAAGTAAAGCTAAGATGTTCGAGGGGCTCATTGAGTTTATTGAAGAAACCATTTTTTCTCGTATTAATTTGATTTTACACGAAGAGAACCAAGTAAATGCTCGCTTACACATGATACTGTCGTTGGTGCTGGGTTTTGCAGAGCAGAACCCTGGCATGTGCCGCTTACTGACAGGGGATGTTCTTGCTGGGGAAACAGAGCGTTTACGTACCCGCATCTGCCAACTGTTTGATCGAATTGAGACTCAACTTAAACAAGTCATTCGTGAAGCCGATCTGAAAGAAGGGTTAAAGCCTGTAGCAGGCGTGGCGGCTAATGCCGAACTCTTAATCGCGATTATCGAAGGGAAAGTGAGACAATATGTTCGCAGCGAATTCAAGAACAAGCCAACGACAATGTGGGCCGATCAATGGAATGCCATAGCGAAAAACTTAATGGTAAGCCGATAG
- a CDS encoding ABC transporter ATP-binding protein, with product MTDNKTSLAIELRDISKRFGAVQANKDICLQVPTGTIHGIIGENGAGKSTLMSIIYGFYEADSGVIEISGQKKHIRTSEDAINAGIGMVHQHFMLVENFSVLENVMLGAEGGAILRQGSDAARLELKRLASEYSLDIDVDAIVEDLPVGLQQRVEILKALYRGAKILILDEPTGVLTPQEADHLFIILKSLKEQGVTVLLITHKLREIMASTDNVSVMRQGQMVAHRETIHTDKEELAELMVGKKVRLKVDKDEANPTNVVLSAKKLSLVDSQGVQRLKEVSLDLKAGEIVGVAGVSGNGQSELLNVLSGIASMTSGEIQFSGETITAKAPKSASEMRDLKMAHVPEDRHKMGLVTGFEAYESAILGYHNSPEYNGPILLNRKAMLSECEERMTKWDVRPPNPHLKTANFSGGNQQKIVIAREVEQNPEVLLIGQPTRGVDIGAIENIHEEIVKLRDSGKAILLVSVELDEIMALSDRIIVMFDGAVVGELLASDADERTLGLMMANAYNEPSVQAGEKA from the coding sequence ATGACCGACAATAAAACCTCACTTGCCATCGAGTTACGCGACATTAGTAAGCGTTTCGGTGCTGTGCAAGCAAACAAAGACATTTGCCTCCAAGTTCCTACAGGGACTATTCACGGAATTATCGGTGAAAATGGCGCAGGCAAATCCACTCTCATGAGCATAATTTATGGCTTTTATGAGGCTGACTCTGGTGTGATTGAAATCAGTGGACAAAAAAAACATATCCGCACATCAGAAGATGCGATTAACGCCGGTATCGGTATGGTGCATCAACATTTTATGCTAGTTGAGAACTTCTCTGTACTTGAGAACGTGATGTTAGGTGCAGAGGGAGGAGCCATATTACGTCAGGGAAGTGATGCCGCGCGTTTAGAACTGAAACGACTCGCTTCTGAATACAGTTTAGATATCGATGTAGATGCTATTGTCGAAGACCTGCCTGTTGGACTCCAGCAACGGGTTGAAATTCTTAAGGCGCTTTATCGTGGCGCTAAAATTCTGATTCTGGATGAGCCTACTGGTGTATTAACCCCCCAAGAAGCGGATCATTTATTTATTATTCTGAAATCACTTAAAGAACAGGGTGTCACCGTCTTATTGATTACGCACAAGCTGCGTGAAATTATGGCATCAACCGATAATGTTTCTGTAATGAGACAAGGTCAAATGGTCGCCCACAGAGAAACGATTCATACTGATAAAGAAGAGCTTGCCGAGCTAATGGTAGGGAAAAAAGTCAGATTGAAAGTTGACAAAGATGAGGCCAATCCAACAAACGTTGTGTTATCTGCAAAAAAGTTAAGTCTTGTGGATAGCCAAGGTGTTCAGCGTCTAAAAGAAGTAAGTTTAGATCTAAAAGCGGGTGAAATCGTTGGTGTTGCCGGTGTCTCCGGTAATGGACAAAGTGAGTTACTCAATGTTTTGTCAGGTATTGCTTCAATGACAAGTGGAGAAATTCAATTCTCTGGTGAGACCATCACGGCTAAAGCGCCTAAGAGCGCGTCTGAAATGAGAGACCTGAAAATGGCTCACGTACCAGAAGATCGGCATAAAATGGGCCTTGTCACGGGCTTTGAAGCATACGAATCGGCTATTCTTGGTTATCACAATTCGCCGGAATACAATGGTCCAATTTTATTAAATCGCAAAGCGATGCTTTCAGAGTGTGAAGAGCGAATGACAAAATGGGATGTTCGCCCTCCAAATCCACACTTGAAAACAGCGAACTTCTCTGGTGGTAATCAACAGAAAATTGTTATTGCAAGAGAGGTTGAGCAAAACCCTGAAGTACTTTTGATTGGCCAGCCTACCCGTGGTGTCGATATTGGTGCAATAGAAAATATTCATGAAGAAATTGTGAAGCTACGAGATTCTGGTAAAGCGATTTTACTGGTGTCGGTAGAGCTGGATGAGATTATGGCGTTAAGTGATCGCATTATTGTTATGTTTGATGGTGCTGTTGTGGGTGAGCTGCTGGCAAGTGATGCAGATGAAAGAACCTTAGGGTTAATGATGGCCAATGCATACAACGAGCCATCTGTTCAAGCAGGAGAGAAAGCATGA
- the dut gene encoding dUTP diphosphatase, with protein sequence MKQTIQLKILNEKIGDSIPLPSYATEGSAGLDLRACLDESITLEPGQTQLIPTGLAIYIEDQNLAATILPRSGLGHKHGIVLGNLVGLIDSDYQGELMVSCWNRGQDAFTIEAGERIAQLVLVPVVQADFTLVDSFEATERGEGGFGHTGKK encoded by the coding sequence ATGAAACAAACAATCCAATTAAAAATACTGAATGAAAAAATAGGCGACAGCATACCTTTACCGAGTTATGCAACCGAAGGCTCAGCGGGGTTGGACTTAAGGGCATGCTTAGATGAATCCATTACTCTTGAGCCAGGACAAACACAGCTTATCCCTACAGGTTTAGCGATTTACATTGAAGATCAGAATTTGGCCGCAACAATATTACCTCGTTCAGGATTAGGTCATAAACACGGAATTGTTTTAGGCAACTTAGTAGGCTTGATTGACTCAGATTATCAGGGAGAACTGATGGTTTCTTGTTGGAACCGCGGTCAAGATGCCTTTACAATTGAAGCCGGTGAGCGCATTGCTCAATTAGTTCTGGTGCCTGTGGTTCAGGCGGATTTTACTTTAGTGGATTCTTTTGAGGCAACAGAGCGCGGTGAAGGCGGTTTTGGTCACACAGGAAAGAAATAG
- the mutM gene encoding bifunctional DNA-formamidopyrimidine glycosylase/DNA-(apurinic or apyrimidinic site) lyase: protein MPELPEVETTKNGIAPHLLSVAVEKIVIRQSILRWPITPELPSRMESQVIRSVSRRGKYIGIHTDVGTMIVHLGMSGSLYLVDKKTEALFHDHVDIVLTSGKCLRYTDPRRFGSILWTEEDWLQHPLICSLGPEPLTDEFNVSYLSAKAKSRKKPIKTFIMDSKIVVGVGNIYANEALFKSGIRPDRHAGRISEKRLALLVENIKSVLSDAISQGGTTLKDFVGGDGKPGYFKQALSVYGRAGLPCTRCQKELIESRLGQRSTVYCSHCQR, encoded by the coding sequence ATGCCTGAATTACCCGAAGTTGAAACCACAAAAAATGGAATAGCCCCTCATTTATTGTCAGTGGCTGTTGAAAAAATTGTTATTCGCCAGTCTATCCTTAGGTGGCCAATTACGCCCGAATTGCCAAGTCGAATGGAGTCTCAAGTGATCCGTTCCGTCTCTCGAAGAGGGAAGTATATCGGCATACACACAGACGTTGGCACCATGATTGTGCACTTAGGTATGTCTGGTAGCTTATATTTAGTCGATAAAAAAACGGAAGCGTTATTTCATGACCATGTGGATATCGTGCTGACTTCGGGGAAATGTTTGCGTTATACCGATCCAAGGCGTTTTGGTTCAATTTTGTGGACAGAAGAGGACTGGTTGCAGCACCCTTTGATTTGTTCGCTGGGGCCTGAGCCATTAACTGACGAATTTAATGTGTCCTATTTATCGGCTAAAGCGAAATCGAGAAAAAAGCCAATTAAGACTTTTATTATGGACAGCAAAATTGTTGTTGGTGTTGGTAATATATATGCCAACGAAGCACTGTTTAAATCAGGAATACGTCCCGATAGGCATGCGGGTCGTATTAGTGAAAAGCGTTTGGCGCTATTGGTAGAGAATATTAAGTCAGTGTTGTCTGACGCCATAAGCCAGGGCGGTACAACTTTAAAAGATTTTGTCGGCGGTGATGGGAAACCAGGGTATTTTAAGCAAGCTTTGTCTGTTTATGGTCGTGCTGGCTTGCCTTGTACACGTTGCCAAAAAGAGTTAATCGAATCTCGTCTGGGGCAGCGGAGTACCGTGTATTGCTCTCATTGTCAGAGGTAA
- the rpmG gene encoding 50S ribosomal protein L33, whose protein sequence is MASKGARDLIRMVSSAGTGHFYTTDKNKRNTPDKLEFKKYDPVVRKHVMYKEAKIK, encoded by the coding sequence ATGGCATCTAAAGGCGCTCGCGATTTAATTCGCATGGTATCATCTGCTGGTACCGGTCATTTTTACACTACGGATAAAAACAAGCGTAATACTCCTGACAAGTTGGAGTTTAAAAAATACGATCCTGTTGTTCGTAAGCATGTAATGTACAAAGAAGCTAAAATTAAATAA
- a CDS encoding BMP family lipoprotein produces MKGAFLVTATALAISVASAHAADVKPAVVYDQAGKFDKSFNEGVYNGITKFTKDSGIQVREFEPKNEAQTEQGLRRLAKRGHSPIVAVGFSMASALERVAKDFPDLNFTIIDMVVDLPNVQSIVFKEHEGSFLVGALAALKSETGKVGFIGGMDIPLIRRFSCGYEQGAKYVTADATVFQNMTGSTPSAFNDPTKGAELAKSQFSQGADVVFAAAGGTGIGVYQAAKDEGKWAIGVDSNQNHLQPGTMLTSMVKRVDLAAYNTYDQAVNGTWAPGVTVLGLAESGVDWALDDNNASLVDAEMKAKIEAIRADIVSGKVSVHDYMSDNACNI; encoded by the coding sequence ATGAAAGGTGCATTTCTTGTCACGGCGACAGCGTTAGCAATAAGTGTTGCTTCAGCGCATGCTGCCGATGTAAAACCCGCTGTTGTATACGACCAAGCAGGTAAATTTGATAAATCATTTAACGAAGGTGTGTATAACGGTATTACTAAATTTACAAAAGATTCCGGCATTCAAGTTCGTGAATTTGAACCAAAGAACGAAGCACAAACAGAACAAGGCTTGCGTCGGTTAGCGAAGCGTGGACACTCTCCTATTGTGGCTGTTGGATTCTCAATGGCCTCTGCACTTGAGCGTGTGGCAAAAGATTTTCCTGATTTAAATTTTACTATTATCGATATGGTTGTTGATTTACCAAATGTCCAATCTATTGTGTTTAAAGAACACGAGGGTTCATTCCTAGTCGGCGCATTAGCCGCGTTGAAATCTGAAACTGGGAAAGTGGGCTTTATTGGTGGTATGGACATTCCTTTGATCCGACGCTTTTCTTGTGGTTATGAGCAAGGCGCAAAATATGTGACGGCAGATGCAACCGTTTTTCAAAATATGACAGGCTCAACCCCATCCGCGTTTAACGATCCAACAAAAGGCGCTGAATTAGCTAAAAGCCAATTCTCACAAGGCGCTGATGTTGTCTTTGCTGCGGCAGGTGGAACGGGTATCGGCGTTTATCAAGCGGCAAAAGACGAAGGTAAGTGGGCTATTGGTGTTGATTCAAACCAAAACCATTTACAGCCTGGAACTATGTTGACGTCTATGGTTAAGCGCGTTGATTTAGCGGCTTATAATACCTACGATCAAGCCGTTAATGGTACTTGGGCTCCTGGTGTCACTGTTCTAGGTCTTGCTGAGAGCGGTGTGGATTGGGCGCTTGATGACAATAATGCCTCTCTTGTTGACGCTGAAATGAAAGCGAAAATAGAAGCAATACGTGCTGATATTGTCAGTGGTAAAGTTTCTGTACATGATTATATGTCCGATAACGCATGTAACATTTAA
- the pyrE gene encoding orotate phosphoribosyltransferase, whose translation MQPYQKEFIEFAISQNVLKFGEFTLKSGRTSPYFFNAGLFNSGQALAKLGRFYAAALMNANVPFDVLFGPAYKGIPLATTTAVALYDHHDCDTPYVFNRKEAKAHGEGGSLVGAPLSGDVMIIDDVITAGTAIREVMAIIQDAKAQPAGVLIALDRQEKGKGELSAIQEVERDFSIPVISIVSLNDIMTYLEEQQSSELSQHLPSVKAYRDQYGI comes from the coding sequence ATGCAACCTTACCAAAAAGAATTCATTGAATTCGCTATTTCACAAAACGTCCTAAAATTCGGTGAGTTTACACTCAAATCTGGCCGTACAAGCCCTTACTTTTTTAATGCAGGCTTGTTTAATTCAGGTCAAGCACTGGCTAAGTTAGGCCGTTTTTATGCGGCGGCACTTATGAATGCAAATGTCCCTTTTGATGTTCTTTTCGGGCCTGCCTACAAAGGCATACCGCTAGCAACAACGACCGCTGTGGCGCTTTATGACCACCATGATTGCGATACACCTTATGTCTTTAACCGAAAAGAGGCTAAAGCGCACGGTGAAGGTGGTTCATTAGTTGGTGCTCCTTTGTCTGGCGATGTCATGATCATTGATGATGTCATCACAGCAGGTACGGCCATTCGAGAAGTCATGGCCATCATTCAAGATGCAAAAGCCCAACCTGCTGGTGTCTTGATCGCGCTCGACAGACAAGAAAAAGGTAAGGGCGAATTGTCTGCAATTCAAGAAGTTGAACGAGATTTTTCAATACCTGTCATCAGTATTGTGTCTTTAAATGACATAATGACTTATCTTGAAGAGCAACAATCTTCAGAACTTTCGCAACACTTACCTTCTGTTAAAGCATACCGTGATCAGTACGGTATTTAA
- the radC gene encoding RadC family protein — protein sequence MSIKHWPEQERPREKLINNGAESLSDAELLAIFLRVGVKGVSAVELARRAIMHFGGLRALMSASKEEFCACIGFGEAKFVQLQAVQEMTKRHLNEQLVREDVFTSAELVKNYLKTHLQLSQREVFAVLFLDSQHRLIQYKELFYGTIDSAAVYPREIVKLALKVNAAACILAHNHPSGVAEPSQADILITSRIKKALDLVDVRLLDHFVVGDGSPVSLAERGQV from the coding sequence ATGAGTATCAAGCATTGGCCTGAACAAGAGCGGCCTAGAGAAAAGCTAATAAATAATGGCGCTGAGTCTTTAAGTGACGCCGAACTATTAGCCATTTTTTTACGAGTGGGAGTGAAAGGCGTGAGTGCGGTTGAGCTGGCTAGGAGAGCCATTATGCACTTTGGTGGTCTCAGAGCGCTAATGTCAGCCTCTAAAGAGGAGTTTTGTGCGTGTATTGGATTTGGTGAGGCTAAGTTTGTGCAACTCCAAGCCGTACAAGAAATGACAAAAAGACACTTAAATGAGCAGCTGGTTCGGGAAGATGTGTTTACCAGTGCTGAGTTAGTCAAAAATTATTTAAAAACACACTTACAACTGTCGCAAAGAGAGGTATTTGCCGTGTTGTTTTTAGACAGTCAACATCGACTCATCCAATATAAAGAACTGTTTTACGGAACGATCGATTCAGCCGCAGTGTACCCAAGAGAAATTGTTAAGTTAGCATTAAAAGTAAATGCCGCCGCTTGTATCCTAGCTCACAATCATCCGTCGGGTGTGGCTGAGCCAAGTCAGGCGGATATTTTAATTACCAGTCGTATTAAAAAAGCGTTGGATTTAGTGGATGTAAGGTTACTTGATCATTTTGTTGTTGGCGACGGATCGCCAGTTTCTCTTGCTGAGCGAGGGCAAGTTTGA
- the rpmB gene encoding 50S ribosomal protein L28, protein MSRVCQVTGKRPVTGNNVSHSKRRTKRRFLPNLHWHRFWVEGENRFVRLRVSSKGMRIIDKKGIESVLSDIRANGEKV, encoded by the coding sequence ATGTCTCGCGTATGTCAAGTTACGGGTAAGCGTCCTGTTACAGGTAATAACGTTTCCCACTCTAAACGCCGTACAAAACGTCGTTTTCTTCCTAACCTTCATTGGCACCGTTTTTGGGTAGAAGGCGAAAACCGCTTTGTACGTCTTCGTGTGTCTTCTAAAGGTATGCGTATCATCGATAAAAAAGGCATCGAATCAGTTCTTTCTGATATTCGTGCCAATGGCGAAAAAGTATAA
- the argB gene encoding acetylglutamate kinase, giving the protein MPLTRDSALETANVLSESLPYIQRFAGKTLVIKYGGNAMTDKALQAGFARDIVLMKLIGINPIVVHGGGPQIGQMLADLNIESKFINGMRVTDSRTMDIVEMVLGGQVNKGIVDLISRAGGKAIGLTGKDSGFIQAKKLFVKHQSESMDAPENLDIGHVGEVASIDTSVLKVLENSDLIPVIAPIGVDSEGNSYNINADLVAGKVAEAVNAEKLILLTNIAGLQDKSGNVLTGLTTLEVDALIADGTIYGGMLPKISCALSAVNAGVTSAHIIDGRVPHATLLEIFTDAGVGTLISNSNLP; this is encoded by the coding sequence ATGCCGTTAACACGAGACTCTGCATTAGAAACAGCCAATGTTCTAAGTGAATCTCTTCCCTATATACAGCGCTTTGCGGGGAAAACACTTGTCATAAAATACGGCGGTAACGCAATGACAGATAAAGCCTTGCAAGCCGGGTTTGCTCGAGACATCGTTTTGATGAAGTTAATTGGGATCAACCCTATTGTCGTTCATGGCGGAGGCCCTCAAATAGGTCAAATGCTGGCCGATCTAAATATTGAATCCAAGTTTATCAATGGCATGCGCGTAACTGATTCACGCACTATGGATATTGTAGAAATGGTTCTTGGTGGTCAAGTCAATAAAGGCATTGTTGATTTGATTAGTCGAGCCGGTGGTAAAGCAATCGGTTTAACAGGAAAAGACAGTGGTTTTATCCAAGCTAAAAAACTCTTTGTGAAACATCAGTCCGAATCAATGGATGCTCCAGAGAACCTTGATATTGGCCATGTTGGTGAAGTTGCTTCAATTGACACAAGTGTTTTAAAAGTACTTGAAAACAGTGATTTAATACCTGTCATCGCACCTATCGGAGTAGATTCCGAAGGCAATTCATACAATATCAATGCGGATTTGGTAGCAGGCAAAGTAGCCGAGGCAGTGAATGCTGAGAAATTAATTTTGCTTACCAATATTGCAGGTTTACAAGACAAATCAGGAAACGTTCTAACAGGGCTAACCACTCTAGAGGTAGATGCTTTAATTGCAGACGGCACTATTTATGGTGGCATGCTACCGAAAATCAGTTGTGCTCTATCGGCTGTCAATGCCGGCGTCACCAGCGCCCACATTATTGATGGTCGAGTACCTCATGCAACCCTTTTGGAAATATTCACCGATGCGGGTGTTGGTACATTAATTTCAAATTCAAACTTGCCATAA
- a CDS encoding exodeoxyribonuclease III, with protein MKVISLNVNGIKQAAERGFFDWMVRQNPDVVCLQDIQVDERSLNDSVFFPPGFNTYFFDSMEDPNTAGVAIYCKSMPKAIMTGMGFPECDFEGRFIQADFENVSIGSFLTPHGSNHEASLQEHKYRFMEGLKNHLIKTRRKRREFIFCGTANVARSPIDVSSWFVNQRNSGFLPEERKWINEIFNELEYIDAFRQVNKQDKQYTWWPDYERAWKLDEGGRLDYQITTPKLKHLIQGGSVYKGQRFADHAPLVMEYNID; from the coding sequence ATGAAGGTCATTAGCCTTAATGTAAATGGTATAAAACAAGCAGCCGAACGTGGCTTTTTTGATTGGATGGTTCGACAGAACCCAGACGTTGTATGCTTGCAAGATATACAAGTTGACGAACGCAGTTTGAATGACAGTGTTTTTTTCCCGCCAGGATTCAATACGTATTTCTTTGATTCAATGGAGGATCCAAACACGGCTGGTGTGGCAATCTATTGCAAAAGCATGCCAAAAGCCATTATGACTGGCATGGGTTTCCCTGAGTGCGACTTTGAAGGTCGGTTTATTCAAGCCGATTTTGAGAACGTCAGTATTGGCTCTTTCTTAACCCCTCATGGATCCAATCATGAAGCAAGTTTACAAGAACATAAGTACCGTTTCATGGAAGGCTTAAAAAACCATTTGATTAAAACTCGACGCAAACGTAGAGAGTTTATTTTTTGTGGTACGGCCAATGTGGCTCGATCACCTATCGATGTCAGCAGTTGGTTTGTTAACCAAAGAAATTCAGGTTTTTTACCGGAAGAAAGAAAATGGATTAATGAAATCTTCAACGAATTAGAATACATAGATGCATTTCGTCAAGTGAATAAGCAAGACAAGCAATATACTTGGTGGCCAGACTATGAACGAGCGTGGAAACTAGACGAAGGTGGTCGTTTGGATTACCAAATCACCACACCCAAATTAAAACACTTAATTCAAGGCGGTAGTGTCTATAAAGGCCAACGCTTTGCAGATCATGCACCATTAGTCATGGAATACAATATTGACTAA
- the coaBC gene encoding bifunctional phosphopantothenoylcysteine decarboxylase/phosphopantothenate--cysteine ligase CoaBC encodes MTLLNEKKILLGITGGIAAYKSIELVRLLKKAGAQVQVVLTKGALAFVTPMTLQAISGLPVRTSLLDPEAEAGMGHIELAKWADLILIAPASADFIARQAAGMADDLLTTLCLATESPILIAPAMNQAMWKHPATQANIHTLHARDIQSVGPESGEQACGDVGYGRMSEPQAMYDAVIHFFNVPSTETPPLSGQHWVITAGPTMEAIDPVRFISNHSSGKMGYALANAAATLGATVTLISGPVSLSVSHHSISVVKVLSALDMLAACRDVCQKNKVDVFIGAAAVADFRIQDIATQKMKKENDKDEMQLNLIKNPDIIATVAGESMAKFVVGFAAETQNVISYAQDKLAKKGLDLIVANDVSRKDIGFNQEQNEVTVVSQHSTWSPNKADKTELASLLVEFIRQKNQ; translated from the coding sequence ATGACATTACTAAATGAGAAAAAGATCCTACTGGGCATTACTGGAGGCATTGCCGCATATAAAAGCATTGAATTGGTTCGATTATTAAAAAAAGCGGGGGCACAAGTCCAAGTGGTTTTGACAAAAGGTGCGTTGGCATTCGTTACACCTATGACATTACAAGCCATTTCAGGCTTACCTGTTCGAACCAGTTTACTCGACCCTGAAGCCGAAGCAGGGATGGGACACATTGAGCTGGCTAAATGGGCCGACCTCATTCTGATCGCCCCCGCATCGGCGGACTTTATCGCACGCCAAGCCGCTGGAATGGCCGATGATTTATTAACCACTCTATGCCTAGCAACAGAGTCACCCATCCTTATCGCCCCAGCAATGAATCAGGCGATGTGGAAGCATCCAGCAACCCAAGCGAATATTCACACACTTCATGCAAGAGACATACAATCCGTTGGGCCTGAGTCAGGTGAGCAAGCGTGCGGGGATGTGGGCTATGGTCGAATGTCTGAGCCGCAAGCAATGTATGACGCCGTGATTCACTTTTTCAACGTTCCATCAACAGAGACTCCGCCATTATCAGGCCAGCACTGGGTCATTACGGCAGGCCCAACAATGGAAGCTATTGACCCTGTTCGATTCATCAGTAACCACAGTTCTGGAAAAATGGGTTATGCATTGGCAAACGCAGCCGCAACATTAGGTGCCACAGTCACTTTAATTAGCGGTCCTGTTTCTTTAAGCGTTTCTCATCACTCTATTTCAGTAGTAAAGGTTCTCTCCGCTTTGGATATGCTGGCCGCTTGCCGTGACGTCTGCCAAAAAAATAAAGTGGATGTTTTTATTGGCGCCGCGGCCGTTGCCGATTTTAGAATCCAAGACATTGCCACACAAAAAATGAAAAAAGAAAATGATAAAGATGAAATGCAACTTAATTTAATTAAAAACCCAGATATAATTGCCACCGTAGCCGGAGAATCTATGGCTAAATTTGTCGTTGGCTTTGCAGCAGAGACACAAAACGTCATCTCCTATGCTCAAGATAAACTTGCAAAGAAAGGCTTAGATTTAATAGTGGCTAACGATGTTTCTCGAAAAGACATAGGCTTCAACCAAGAACAAAACGAAGTAACCGTGGTGAGTCAACACTCAACGTGGTCTCCTAACAAAGCGGACAAGACTGAGTTAGCGTCTCTTCTCGTGGAATTTATTAGACAGAAAAATCAATAA